The following DNA comes from Buttiauxella agrestis.
CGAAAATAGAACAAATGATTGCTGGCTCTTGAGTCTCGCTTTGCTTGCTAACATGCATGACAGAACATCAATGCAAATAACAACATCTGGTTTGTTGTTTTTTAACCAGCGGTCGAAATTGTTAATATGTTTTAGTCGACGAAAAAAACTGAGCTTAACCTTTGAAAAAGAACAAGTGTAATCAATTCCCTGTAACCACTTCTTATCCATATTGTCATTACGACAAAAAAAGAACATTTCGCAGCTATCGGGCATATCTTTATTTTTTAATGAAAGTATAACATCTCTGATTACGGTTTCCATTCCACCAAAACCAGAGACAGCCTCTCCAATAAATGCAATTTTCATTGATTCATCACTTATTTGATTAAAGCGATTTACGTATTGTTCGTTCACGAATACGTTGTGCTTTTATTTCAGTTTGCTGAAGTAAATCGCTTTCTTTGGAAAAGATATCGCGCAATGGCTGCATAAAATAGGTGGAAAGGAAACGGTAACGATCGCGTTGAGTCAGTCCGATATTCAAAGATGAAAAATATAAACCAATTAAATCTTTATCGCGCCAGCGCTTTGGTACCGAGCTTCTAATTTGAGCACGATGGAGATCAATAACAGAGATTTTCAGGGTTTCTTCATCTCCTGCAAAAGGGAGATGAAGCAGAAAATGGCAGATATAGCAGTCACGGTGATTAACTCCACCCTGATGCATTTTGCGCACCATGGTTGCAACCCTATCAATCAGCATTCGCTTGGTACGTGGCAATGGCGGGTTAGTTGCCCAGTCGGCACAATAATCTTCCAGACTTATTGTCGGTGTAAGATCTTCAGTAATAATGAACGATTCTTTATTGATTGGGTTTAATCCCTTCTCCCCGAAGCCAACCCCTTGCATGGTATCAACATCTAATTCATAGAGTCGGTGTATTGCCTTCCATTCCCGATCGGCACCTAATACTGGCATGCGCAAGGTGATAAGGTTTTTCACCACTTCTTTAAATGCTGTGCCTCGATGCCATTTCAGGAAATAGCTTTTCCCCGCTAGCTCAAACCGTAATGTGCGGCGAGTCTCAAGCTCCCGGAAAACTTCACCCTGCAATTTTGCAACTTCAGCAAAGGCATCTTTTCCACGCCATAACGTTACAAGTGGTTCTTTCAACTCAACCATTAACTTCACCCGTAATAATATCAGCGGCCTTTTCAGGCAAGCTGTAGATATCTTGCGTATCTGCATAGTGGCGTGCGTTTGCCGCCCACTCATTCAGGCGCTCGCGTTCTGTTAATGCTATATACAACTCACTGTTCAGTTTTCCCTGATCAAACGGCTCGTTTATGACAACACCGCATTCCGCAGCTGCAATATGATGCCCGTAGCCGCACACTGAAGTCGTAATGACCGGTAAACCTGCTGCAATGGCTTCCAACAAGACAATCCCTGCTGCTTCTTGATACGCCGGGTGCATAAGCACATCGGCCGCAGCCATCAATTCAGCGACATCGTTACGCCCGGCAAAGAAATGGACGTTTTTATGGACACCAAGTTTTTCTGCCAGGGCTTCATAGCGTCCTGGTTTATCCTGGCCAACGACCATTAATACGGTGTTATCCCGGACCTTTTCAGGTAGCGACGCCAGTGCATTAATCGTTCTATCAACACCTTTGCGACGAAAATCTGAACCGACCTGCAACATCAGATTTTGTTGTTCGCTAATTCCATTTTTTTCACGATACCGCGAGCGGCTACCGGGTGCCTGTTGGCTATATTTGCGATCGGGGTAAATACCTGGCGGCAGAATATGAAAACGCTCAGATTCAGTGTGATAGTGTTTTTGAAAATCGGCTATCTGCTTGTCTGTTAACATTAATAACTGAGTGGGTTTGCCGTGCTCAAAAACTTCGCGTTCAAACTCAGCATAATGCCGATAGCGGGATGTCAGGCGATAAAAGAATCCTTTTTCCTGAGCGACTTTTTCGGCATAACAAACATCCGCAGCGTAATAGACATCCAGACCAGGCATTTTATTAAAACCGACAACCTTATCTACAGCATGTTGCTGAAGATGAGCCTGCACCCAGCGATAATATTCAGCATTACGTCCGTGGTTTGTACGGGAAACCACGGGCACCGTAATTAATTCAAATTCTGTTGGGTGCCCGCCCTGCCAGGATTGCGCGTAAACACGCACGTGATGACCGCGCGCAGCAACCGTTTGTGCGATGCGCATAAAATCACGCTGCAAGCCGCCATACGGAAAATATTTATACAAACAAAAGGCAATAATCATACTGACCCGCTCGTTTTAATGTCATTCGCCGCATCGGGTAACATCCTTTCAGTGGCAGCAATGACATCCTCAGCTGGAATGACTGACATATATTTCTTATTTCGGTCAAGCTCGTCGCGGACAGGCATTGGCTCATAGTCACCCGCCCAAAACTGAATCACATTATTTGACCACGGGCGCCAGAAAACATGGTCGGTAGCCCCAAAAAGGCAAATGATGGGGGTTTTTACCGC
Coding sequences within:
- the rfaP gene encoding lipopolysaccharide core heptose(I) kinase RfaP; the protein is MVELKEPLVTLWRGKDAFAEVAKLQGEVFRELETRRTLRFELAGKSYFLKWHRGTAFKEVVKNLITLRMPVLGADREWKAIHRLYELDVDTMQGVGFGEKGLNPINKESFIITEDLTPTISLEDYCADWATNPPLPRTKRMLIDRVATMVRKMHQGGVNHRDCYICHFLLHLPFAGDEETLKISVIDLHRAQIRSSVPKRWRDKDLIGLYFSSLNIGLTQRDRYRFLSTYFMQPLRDIFSKESDLLQQTEIKAQRIRERTIRKSL
- a CDS encoding glycosyltransferase family 4 protein — encoded protein: MIIAFCLYKYFPYGGLQRDFMRIAQTVAARGHHVRVYAQSWQGGHPTEFELITVPVVSRTNHGRNAEYYRWVQAHLQQHAVDKVVGFNKMPGLDVYYAADVCYAEKVAQEKGFFYRLTSRYRHYAEFEREVFEHGKPTQLLMLTDKQIADFQKHYHTESERFHILPPGIYPDRKYSQQAPGSRSRYREKNGISEQQNLMLQVGSDFRRKGVDRTINALASLPEKVRDNTVLMVVGQDKPGRYEALAEKLGVHKNVHFFAGRNDVAELMAAADVLMHPAYQEAAGIVLLEAIAAGLPVITTSVCGYGHHIAAAECGVVINEPFDQGKLNSELYIALTERERLNEWAANARHYADTQDIYSLPEKAADIITGEVNG